The proteins below are encoded in one region of Bos indicus x Bos taurus breed Angus x Brahman F1 hybrid chromosome 2, Bos_hybrid_MaternalHap_v2.0, whole genome shotgun sequence:
- the LOC113875555 gene encoding tubulin alpha-1D chain: protein MRECISVHVGQAGVQIGNACWELYCLEHGIQPDGQMPSDKTIGGGDDSFNTFFSETGAGKHVPRAVFVDLEPTVIDEVRTGTYRQLFHPEQLITGKEDAANNYARGHYTIGKELIDLVLDRIRKLADQCTGLQGFLIFHSFGGGTGSGFTSLLMERLSVDYGKKSKLEFSIYPAPQVSTAVVEPYNSILTTHTTLEHSDCAFMVDNEAIYDICRRNLDIERPTYTNLNRLIGQIVSSITASLRFDGALNVDLTEFQTNLVPYPRIHFPLATYAPVISAEKAYHEQLSVAEITNACFEPANQMVKCDPRHGKYMACCLLYRGDVVPKDVNAAIATIKTKRTIQFVDWCPTGFKVGINYQPPTVVPGGDLAKVQRAVCMLSNTTAIAEAWARLDHKFDLMYAKRAFVHWYVGEGMEEGEFSEAREDMAALEKDYEEVGMDSVEGEGEEEEGDEY from the exons CGTGAGTGCATCTCAGTCCACGTGGGGCAGGCCGGCGTGCAGATTGGCAATGCCTGCTGGGAGCTCTACTGCTTGGAACATGGGATCCAACCAGATGGGCAGATGCCCAGTGACAAGACCATCGGGGGAGGGGACGACTCCTTCAACACCTTCTTTAGTGAAACTGGGGCTGGAAAACATGTGCCGAGGGCGGTGTTTGTGGATCTGGAGCCCACTGTGATCG ATGAGGTTCGGACGGGCACATACCGCCAGCTCTTCCATCCAGAGCAGCTCATCACTGGCAAAGAGGACGCTGCCAATAACTATGCCCGAGGCCACTACACCATCGGAAAAGAGCTCATTGACCTGGTGCTGGACCGGATTCGGAAGCTG GCTGACCAGTGCACGGGACTCCAAGGGTTCCTCATCTTCCACAGCTTTGGAGGGGGCACTGGCTCTGGCTTCACCTCACTGCTGATGGAGCGGCTCTCTGTTGACTATGGCAAGAAATCCAAGCTGGAGTTCTCCATCTACCCAGCCCCCCAGGTGTCCACGGCCGTGGTTGAGCCCTACAACTCCATCCTGACCACCCACACCACCCTGGAGCACTCAGATTGTGCCTTCATGGTGGACAACGAGGCCATCTATGACATCTGTCGCCGCAACCTGGACATCGAGCGTCCAACTTACACCAACCTCAACCGCCTCATCGGCCAGATCGTCTCCTCCATCACAGCCTCCCTGCGCTTTGACGGCGCCCTCAACGTGGACCTGACCGAGTTCCAGACCAACCTGGTGCCCTACCCTCGCATCCACTTCCCCCTGGCCACCTATGCACCAGTCATCTCTGCAGAGAAGGCCTACCATGAGCAGCTGTCGGTGGCAGAGATCACCAATGCCTGCTTCGAGCCTGCCAACCAGATGGTGAAGTGTGATCCCCGCCATGGCAAGTACATGGCCTGCTGTCTGCTGTACCGTGGAGACGTGGTACCCAAGGACGTCAACGCCGCAATTGCTACCATCAAGACCAAGCGTACAATCCAGTTCGTGGACTGGTGCCCCACGGGCTTCAAGGTCGGTATCAACTACCAGCCCCCCACTGTGGTGCCCGGGGGAGACCTGGCCAAGGTGCAGCGTGCCGTGTGCATGCTGAGCAACACGACCGCCATCGCTGAGGCCTGGGCCCGCCTGGACCACAAGTTCGACCTGATGTATGCCAAGAGGGCGTTTGTGCACTGGTACGTGGGCGAGGGCATGGAGGAGGGTGAGTTCTCCGAGGCCCGGGAGGACAtggctgccctggagaaggattATGAGGAGGTGGGCATGGATAgtgtggagggggagggagaagaggaggagggggatgaaTACTAG